One Alosa alosa isolate M-15738 ecotype Scorff River chromosome 22, AALO_Geno_1.1, whole genome shotgun sequence DNA segment encodes these proteins:
- the LOC125287933 gene encoding tryptophan 2,3-dioxygenase A-like, producing the protein MSGCPCFQNRDVEKNEEERDDSQEGTNKASKGGIIYGEYLQLDKIVAAQSLQSELKGNKIHDEHLFIVTHQAYELWFKQILWELDSVRDIFISGDVQNGRNMLKVTTRTQRIITIFKLLVDQFAILETMSAMDFFDFREYLSPASGFQSLQFRLLENKFGVPNDRRVPYNRQHYRDNFYGQDSELLLRSEQEPTLLRVVEQWLERTPGLEEKGFNFWGKLEANITEGLKREREKLEMRPESEDKEEQMNDFIKQRDLFTSLFDEQRHDDLMSKGERRLSYKALQGALMIYFYREEPRFQVSFQLLTSLMDIDSLMSKWRYHHVCMVHRMIGSKMGTGGSSGYHYLRSTVSDRYKVFVDLCNLATFLVPRDWVPKLNPTEDSSP; encoded by the exons ATGAGTGGATGCCCGTGCTTCCAGAACAGAGACGT AGAGAAGAacgaggaggagagggatgacTCTCAGGAGGGAACCAACAAAGCCAGTAAAGGAGGGATCATCTATGGAGAATACCTGCAG CTGGATAAGATTGTGGCTGCTCAATCTCTCCAGAGTGAACTGAAAGGCAATAAGATTCATGATGAGCACCTATTCATAGTTACCCACCAAG CGTATGAGTTGTGGTTTAAGCAGATCTTGTGGGAGCTGGACTCAGTGAGGGATATCTTCATAAGCGGAGAT GTGCAAAATGGACGTAACATGTTGAAGGTGACCACACGCACCCAGAGGATCATCACAATCTTTAAACTCCTGGTCGACCAGTTTGCTATTCTGGAGACTATGTCTGCTATGGACTTCTTTGACTTCAG GGAGTACCTGTCTCCAGCCTCTGGATTCCAGAGCCTGCAGTTCCGTCTCCTGGAGAACAAGTTTGGCGTTCCCAATGACCGGCGGGTTCCCTACAACCGGCAGCACTACCGGGACAACTTCTATGGCCAGGACAGCGAGCTGCTGCTCCGCTCTGAGCAGGAGCCCACGCTGCTCCGGGTGGTGGAG CAATGGCTGGAACGTACCCCAGGCCTTGAGGAGAAAGGATTCAACTTCTGGGGAAAACTGGAGGCCAACATCACTGAGGGactgaagagggagagagagaaactagaG ATGAGACCAGAGTCAGAGGACAAAGAGGAACAGATGAATGATTTCATAAAGCAGAGAGACCTGTTTACATCCCTGTTTGATGAGCAAAGACATGACGACCTGATGAGTAAAG GTGAGCGGCGGCTCTCATATAAAGCTTTGCAGGGCGCTCTCATGATCTACTTCTACAG AGAGGAACCTCGCTTCCAGGTGTCGTTCCAGCTGCTGACCTCACTGATGGACATCGACTCCCTCATGTCCAAATGGAGAT ACCACCACGTGTGCATGGTGCACAGGATGATTGGCAGTAAGATGGGAACAGGTGGATCCTCAGGGTACCATTACTTGCGTTCCACCGTGAG TGACCGTTATAAGGTGTTTGTGGACTTGTGTAACCTGGCCACCTTCCTGGTGCCGCGCGACTGGGTGCCCAAGCTCAACCCCACAGAGGACTCCTCCCCATAA